A genomic segment from Pollutimonas thiosulfatoxidans encodes:
- a CDS encoding ABC transporter ATP-binding protein, whose product MTRLALNHITKQYPAVVANDGVSLVVQPGEIHAVLGENGAGKSTLMKVIYGVIRPDAGSIAWNGQPVTIASPAMARQMGIGMVFQHFSLFDTLTVAENIALGLPSGTRIDELERRIADTAAQYGLDLEPQRHVHTLSVGECQRVEIVRALLGKPQLLILDEPTSVLTPQAVGKLFDTLRQLAAEGCSILYISHKLDEIRSLCHTCTVMRGGKVTGVCDPRVETEASLSRLMIGAEPPAIDHQEKQAGSAVLSVRRLSLPRAHPFATELTDISFDVHAGEILGVAGISGNGQQELLAVLSGEDTRAPAATVALDDAAIGRRSAAWRRAQGLAFVPEERLGRGAVPELTLAQNILLSHQGSSVVSRGFIRQRATVQLAAGIIKRFNVKAAGPGAIASSLSGGNLQKYIIGREVARQPRVLLVAQPTWGVDVGAAAQIRTELLALRDAGCAVLVISEELDELFEIADRLVVIAKGKVSPPIKTSEADLNLIGRWMSGLWPSDHNATQSREPMHD is encoded by the coding sequence TTGACTCGCCTCGCGCTGAACCACATCACCAAACAGTACCCTGCCGTTGTGGCGAACGACGGGGTGAGTCTGGTCGTGCAGCCCGGAGAGATCCACGCCGTACTCGGCGAGAACGGGGCCGGCAAGTCCACGCTGATGAAAGTCATCTATGGCGTGATCCGCCCTGATGCCGGGTCCATCGCCTGGAATGGTCAACCCGTAACCATTGCAAGCCCTGCCATGGCGCGGCAGATGGGCATCGGCATGGTGTTCCAGCATTTTTCCCTGTTCGACACCCTGACGGTTGCCGAAAACATCGCATTGGGCTTGCCCAGCGGTACGCGCATCGACGAGCTCGAGCGGCGCATCGCCGACACGGCTGCCCAGTACGGCCTGGACCTCGAACCGCAACGCCACGTCCATACCTTATCGGTGGGTGAATGCCAGCGGGTAGAGATCGTCAGGGCGCTGTTGGGCAAGCCGCAGTTGCTGATACTGGACGAGCCAACCTCGGTCTTGACGCCGCAGGCGGTGGGCAAATTGTTCGATACCTTACGGCAACTGGCGGCTGAGGGCTGCAGTATTTTGTACATCAGCCACAAGCTGGACGAGATCCGTTCCCTCTGCCATACCTGCACCGTAATGCGGGGTGGCAAAGTCACCGGGGTCTGCGACCCGCGCGTCGAAACCGAAGCCAGTCTGTCGCGGCTCATGATAGGCGCCGAGCCGCCCGCCATTGATCACCAAGAGAAGCAAGCCGGCTCGGCCGTGCTGTCTGTGCGGCGACTGTCGCTACCGCGCGCGCATCCCTTTGCCACCGAATTGACGGACATCAGCTTCGATGTGCATGCCGGCGAGATCCTTGGCGTGGCTGGTATCTCGGGTAACGGGCAGCAGGAGTTGCTTGCCGTGCTATCCGGCGAAGATACGCGAGCACCGGCTGCTACGGTGGCATTGGATGACGCTGCGATAGGGCGCCGATCGGCAGCCTGGCGGCGCGCGCAGGGCCTGGCCTTCGTGCCCGAAGAGCGCCTGGGGCGCGGGGCGGTCCCCGAACTGACGCTGGCGCAAAACATATTGCTATCGCATCAGGGAAGCAGCGTGGTCAGCCGCGGTTTCATCCGCCAGCGGGCAACCGTGCAGCTGGCGGCCGGCATCATCAAGCGCTTCAACGTCAAGGCTGCTGGCCCGGGAGCGATAGCGTCCAGTTTGTCTGGCGGCAATTTGCAAAAGTACATTATTGGCCGCGAGGTGGCGCGTCAGCCCCGCGTGCTGCTGGTGGCCCAGCCCACATGGGGCGTCGATGTGGGTGCGGCGGCCCAGATCCGCACAGAGCTCCTGGCCTTGCGCGACGCCGGCTGCGCAGTGCTGGTCATTTCCGAAGAGCTCGACGAGCTGTTTGAAATCGCTGATCGCCTGGTCGTCATCGCCAAAGGTAAGGTGTCGCCGCCCATCAAGACCTCAGAAGCCGACCTTAACCTTATCGGGCGCTGGATGAGCGGGCTATGGCCGTCCGACCACAACGCAACGCAGAGTCGGGAGCCGATGCATGATTAA
- a CDS encoding MgtC/SapB family protein, whose translation MAETASIIWNTLIQEFSDIPDAAEATRLVTRLAMAILLGAAIGYERELKGKSAGLRTHMLVSLGAAIFVLVPLQSGIEAADMSRVIQGVIAGIGFLGAGAIIKLSGDPEVKGLTTAASIWVAAGIGIAAGMGREATAVVTTLAALFILAIVRRYES comes from the coding sequence ATGGCTGAAACAGCAAGCATCATCTGGAATACCCTGATCCAGGAGTTCTCCGACATCCCGGATGCTGCGGAAGCTACACGGCTAGTAACCCGTTTGGCCATGGCCATACTATTGGGTGCAGCCATCGGCTACGAGCGTGAACTCAAGGGCAAATCGGCCGGACTGCGCACACATATGCTGGTGTCGCTCGGCGCGGCAATTTTTGTACTGGTGCCGCTGCAAAGCGGCATTGAAGCCGCCGACATGAGCCGCGTCATTCAAGGCGTCATTGCCGGCATCGGCTTCCTGGGTGCCGGCGCCATCATCAAGCTAAGTGGCGATCCCGAAGTCAAGGGCTTGACCACGGCCGCCAGCATCTGGGTGGCGGCGGGCATCGGTATCGCGGCCGGCATGGGGCGCGAGGCGACTGCCGTCGTCACGACCTTGGCGGCCTTGTTCATTCTTGCCATCGTCCGACGCTACGAAAGTTAA
- a CDS encoding AsmA family protein produces the protein MPRYAKIILWAGAGLVLLIALAFAVLATFDWNSAKPWVNRQASELAGRPVAVNGDLEIDWRDAGAERGWKGWVPWPYITASDVTVGNPEGSPAAREMARVSRLSALINPVALLDHTVQIASLEIEKADILLQREADGAANWTFKKDEDENKQPSKWVVDLQEISLQSVHAQVVDAASKLDMTADLDTLEDTDGEGYGIGWKASGSYNDADVSGEGKTGGILSLREGSDPFPVRGSVNVGTTTIGLEGSVTRPQALASLDVRLKLAGETMADLFPILGIALPNTPPYSTEGRLIAMLEGEDDTWRYEEFKGIVGKSDLNGTLVFHAREPRSLLTGEVESKLLRFEDLGPLVGADTSDVKSSKDKEVKQPSGKALPVEPINTEPWGAMDADVKFKGLKIVRGKDLPLDHIEAHVKMANSILTFTPLNFGVAGGTLANTITLDGSGQKIKARLNTAARHLKLKQLFPGAESMDASFGELHGDIELSAEGGSIAELLGRSNGELKALVSRGTISQFLLEAAGLNVANMVLVKLFGDEQIVLNCLAADFNVKNGVMTAQAFRMETADAVVDITGTINLAKETLDLDIKPANKTVRIFTLRSPLYARGSFKNPDVGVQTGPLAARAGAAILLGVVATPFAALVPLLNVGTDESAGCATLEAAAKEDPKAPPPGQEKKASDESAAEKAAARGDDEKEKKKDTATNDAPATNKPGAVSLEPQPHVSEQENWPAAKAQP, from the coding sequence GTGCCTCGTTATGCAAAAATAATTCTATGGGCAGGCGCTGGGCTGGTGCTATTGATTGCGCTGGCGTTTGCTGTGTTGGCCACTTTTGACTGGAACAGCGCCAAGCCCTGGGTCAATCGCCAGGCAAGCGAACTGGCCGGGCGCCCGGTGGCCGTAAATGGTGATCTTGAAATCGACTGGCGCGATGCCGGCGCCGAAAGGGGCTGGAAGGGCTGGGTGCCGTGGCCCTACATCACGGCAAGTGATGTCACCGTGGGCAATCCCGAAGGCAGCCCAGCCGCTCGCGAGATGGCCCGAGTTTCGCGCTTGTCCGCCTTGATCAATCCCGTGGCATTGCTGGACCATACCGTGCAGATCGCGAGCCTGGAGATCGAGAAGGCCGACATACTGTTGCAGCGGGAGGCCGATGGCGCGGCCAACTGGACGTTCAAGAAAGACGAAGACGAAAACAAACAGCCCTCCAAGTGGGTGGTAGACCTGCAGGAGATCTCCTTGCAGAGCGTGCATGCCCAAGTGGTGGACGCTGCCAGCAAGCTCGATATGACCGCTGATCTGGACACCCTGGAAGATACCGACGGAGAGGGCTACGGCATCGGATGGAAGGCGTCTGGGTCCTATAACGACGCTGATGTCAGCGGGGAGGGCAAGACGGGCGGAATCTTATCGCTGCGCGAGGGCAGCGATCCCTTCCCGGTGCGTGGTAGCGTCAATGTCGGCACAACGACGATAGGGCTGGAGGGTTCGGTTACTCGTCCCCAGGCCCTGGCTTCACTGGACGTGCGCCTCAAGCTGGCCGGTGAGACCATGGCCGACCTTTTCCCCATTCTGGGCATCGCCCTGCCGAACACGCCGCCCTACAGCACCGAGGGTCGACTTATCGCCATGCTGGAGGGCGAAGACGACACGTGGCGTTATGAAGAGTTCAAGGGCATCGTCGGCAAAAGCGACCTGAACGGGACGCTGGTTTTTCATGCACGCGAGCCCAGGTCGCTATTGACCGGAGAAGTCGAGTCGAAATTGCTGCGGTTCGAAGATCTTGGGCCCCTGGTCGGCGCTGACACCAGTGATGTCAAATCGTCCAAAGATAAAGAGGTGAAGCAACCCTCAGGCAAGGCCCTGCCCGTTGAGCCCATCAATACTGAGCCTTGGGGCGCCATGGACGCCGATGTGAAGTTCAAGGGCCTGAAAATTGTCCGCGGCAAGGATCTGCCCCTGGACCACATCGAGGCGCACGTAAAGATGGCCAATAGCATACTGACGTTCACCCCCCTGAACTTCGGCGTGGCGGGCGGCACGCTGGCCAATACCATTACGCTTGATGGTAGCGGCCAGAAGATCAAGGCCCGGCTTAACACCGCGGCCCGCCACCTCAAGCTCAAGCAACTGTTCCCCGGGGCAGAGTCCATGGACGCCAGCTTTGGTGAGCTGCATGGCGATATCGAGCTCTCCGCCGAAGGAGGATCCATAGCAGAATTGCTGGGACGCTCCAATGGCGAGTTGAAGGCATTGGTCAGCCGCGGCACCATCAGCCAGTTCCTGCTTGAGGCGGCAGGGCTTAACGTCGCCAACATGGTGTTGGTCAAACTGTTTGGCGACGAACAAATCGTGCTCAATTGCCTGGCGGCCGACTTCAACGTTAAAAATGGCGTCATGACGGCCCAGGCCTTCAGGATGGAGACGGCCGATGCGGTCGTGGACATAACCGGAACCATCAATCTGGCCAAAGAGACACTGGACCTGGATATCAAGCCGGCAAACAAGACGGTCCGCATCTTTACCTTGCGGTCACCGCTCTATGCTCGCGGGTCGTTCAAGAATCCCGATGTAGGGGTGCAGACCGGGCCCCTGGCTGCCCGGGCGGGCGCTGCAATATTACTGGGCGTGGTTGCCACGCCCTTTGCTGCCCTGGTGCCTTTGCTTAACGTCGGCACAGACGAATCAGCCGGGTGCGCCACGCTCGAAGCAGCTGCAAAGGAAGACCCCAAGGCACCGCCGCCTGGCCAGGAGAAGAAAGCATCAGACGAGTCTGCTGCCGAAAAGGCAGCTGCCAGGGGCGACGACGAAAAAGAGAAGAAAAAGGACACAGCGACGAACGACGCGCCGGCTACGAATAAGCCGGGTGCAGTCAGTCTGGAACCCCAGCCTCATGTGTCCGAGCAGGAGAACTGGCCCGCTGCAAAGGCCCAGCCTTAA
- a CDS encoding diaminopimelate dehydrogenase, whose protein sequence is MPEKIRVGIAGYGNLGRGVEAAIGQNPDMMLAGVFTRRDPSQLQLLDSAVPVHPLDGIANFRDEIDVLILCGGSREDLPQQGPALAAMFNTVDSFDTHAKIPAYFDAVDQAAEPSGHTAIISVGWDPGLFSLNRLLGEAVLPEGQTYTFWGKGLSQGHSDAVRRVPGVAAAVQYTIPVPQAIERVRSGSLPSLSTREKHTRECHVVLAEGADAQSVREAIISMPDYFADYDTTVNFITAEELRERHAAMPHGGFVIRSGQTGASNTQVVEYALKLDSNPEFTSSVLVCYARAAWRLNRQGITGAKTVYDVAPGLLSRKTPQELRKELL, encoded by the coding sequence ATGCCGGAAAAAATCAGAGTTGGCATTGCCGGATACGGCAATCTGGGCCGTGGCGTGGAAGCCGCTATCGGCCAGAATCCAGACATGATGCTGGCGGGTGTCTTTACCCGTCGCGATCCCTCGCAATTGCAATTGCTGGACAGCGCTGTACCCGTGCATCCCTTGGATGGCATTGCCAACTTCAGGGACGAGATCGATGTACTTATCTTATGCGGCGGCTCGCGCGAAGATCTGCCGCAGCAGGGGCCGGCACTGGCGGCCATGTTCAATACCGTCGACAGCTTCGACACCCACGCCAAGATTCCTGCCTATTTCGACGCCGTCGACCAGGCGGCGGAGCCCAGCGGTCATACGGCGATTATTTCGGTGGGCTGGGACCCAGGCCTGTTTTCGCTAAACCGCTTGCTGGGTGAAGCAGTGTTGCCCGAAGGGCAGACTTACACATTTTGGGGCAAGGGCTTAAGCCAGGGTCATTCTGATGCCGTACGCCGTGTGCCAGGTGTAGCGGCCGCGGTGCAATACACCATTCCCGTACCCCAAGCCATCGAACGCGTGCGTAGCGGCTCGCTGCCCAGTTTGTCTACCCGCGAAAAGCATACGCGCGAATGCCATGTGGTGTTGGCTGAAGGCGCGGACGCGCAGTCCGTGAGGGAAGCCATCATCAGCATGCCTGACTATTTCGCGGATTACGACACGACCGTCAATTTCATTACCGCCGAGGAACTGCGCGAGCGCCATGCTGCAATGCCGCATGGCGGCTTTGTGATCCGCAGCGGGCAGACCGGCGCGAGCAACACCCAGGTGGTGGAATACGCTCTGAAGCTGGACAGCAACCCCGAATTCACCTCCAGCGTCCTGGTCTGCTATGCCCGCGCGGCATGGCGTCTGAATCGGCAGGGCATCACGGGCGCCAAAACGGTTTACGACGTTGCCCCCGGCCTGCTGTCCAGAAAAACACCACAGGAGCTTCGAAAAGAACTGCTTTAA